The Komagataeibacter sp. FNDCR2 nucleotide sequence TCGACATCGTGCGAGGAGGAAGGGTTCGCCAACGGGATCGAGAAATACGTGCTGGGAGATGCATGACATGACAGGCGGACATGACGTGAAGACGGGGGCGATGGTGGTCCTGCCGGATGGGGAAGCCATCGCGCAGCACATGGCGAAATGGCTGACCGGACAGGCGCTGGCCAAACAGGACGGCCCGTTCGTGCTGGCGCTGTCGGGGGGCTCCACGCCCAAGCGGCTGTACCAGATTCTGGCCTCGGCCGACTATCGCGACCGCTTCCCGTGGGCGCGCACGCAGTTCTTTTTTGGCGATGAACGCTTCGTGCCGCCGGGCGATGCGGCCAGCAACTACCACATGGTCGAGACCGAGATGCTGGCCCATGTGCCGGTGCCGGCGCAGAATGTGCATCCCATGCCCACCTCGGGCGACCCGGCGCAGGCGGCGGCCCGCTACCAGGCGGAACTGGAAAAGGTCTATGGTGGTACCACGCTGGAAGCCGGGCGGCCGCTGTTTGACGTGGTGATGCTGGGCCTGGGCGATAACGGGCATACCGCCTCGCTCTTCCCGCGCCAGCCGGTGCTGGAGGAACGCAGGCTGTGGGTCTCGACCTGCGTGCCCGACGATGCGCCGCATACGCGCCTGACCCTGACCTACCCCGCCATCCATTCCAGCCGCCATGTGGTGTTCATGCTGGCCGGGGCGGGCAAGCGCGCCGCGTTCGCGAAGGTGCGCGCGGGCGACCCGACGGAACCCGCCAGCCATATCACCACCGAGGGTGAACTCATCTGGCTTATGGACACGGCGGCGGCGGGGCAGTGAGCTACATGAACGCGCCCGCACGGTCATCGGCGCACATGACGGGTACAGCCAGCCAGAAGGATAGCAGGAACGCAGACATGACAAGCCAGATAAGTGACCCCCGCGAGGAACTGAAACGACAGGCCGCGATCGAGGCCGCATCCATGGTTCAGGACGGCATGGTGGTCGGCCTGGGTTCGGGCACCACCTCCGCCTACATGATCGACGAACTGGGCCGGCGCTGGGCCGAAGGGCTGCGGTTTTCCGCCATCCCCACTTCGGAACGTTCGGCCGAGCAGGCCCGGTCGCACGGGATCAGGCTGGTGACATTCGCGGCCCATCCCCGGATCGACCTTGATATCGATGGCGCGGATGAAGTGGAGATGGGCACGCTCAACCTGATCAAGGGGCGGGGCGGGGCGCTGTTTCGTGAGAAGATCGTGGCCGCGGCGTCGCGCCGGTTCGTGGTGGTCGTGGATGGAAGCAAGCTGGTCAAACGGCTTGGCCACCACATGCCCGTACCTGTGGAGGTGACAACCTTCGGCTGGGAAATGACGTCCGCCCGGCTGGAATCCCTTGGGGCGCGTGCGGTATTGCGGGTGGATCCGCAGGGTAAGCCATTCGTAACCGACGGTGGCAACCTGATCCTGGATTGCAATTTCGGGGAAATCGCGGATTCCGTGGCGTTGGCAAGGCGGATCCGCTCCATTGTGGGCGTGATTGAAAGTGGCCTGTTCATTGGCCGTACGTCTGAAGTCATCGTCGCGGGTGAGGACGGCCTGAAGCATCTCACGGCCGGATAATAATCATGTTTGTCGGGATAGATCTGGGCACATCGGCCCTGAAGGCCGTGCTGGTGGACGGCGCGCAGCAGGTGCTGGGCAGTTCCACCCAGCCGCTGCGGGTGAGTACCCCCCATACAGGCTGGAGCGAGCAGGCGCCACAGGACTGGTGGGCCGCGCTGATGGGCGCCATGGATGCGCTGGTGGCGGCTCACCCGCGGGAAATGGCCGGTGTAACCGGCATGGGCCTGTCGGGCCAGCAGCATGGCGCGGTCCTGCTGGATGGCCATGGCGAGGTGCTGCGGCCGTGCATATTATGGAATGACGAGCGTGCGGCGCGGGAATGTGCGGTGTTCGAACGCAGGTTCCCCCGGAGCCGACAGGTCTGCGGCACTATCGCCATGCCCGGTTTTACCGCGCCCAAGCTGATATGGGTCGCGCGGCATGAGCCTGACATCTTTCACGCAACCCGCCATGTGCTGCTGCCCAAGGCCTGGCTGCGCTACCGCCTGAGCGGTGAGATGCTTGAGGACATGTCCGATGCATCCGGTTCGCTATGGCTGGATGTGGGGCAACGGCAATGGTCGCGTGAGGCTCTGGATGCGACGGGCCTTGCCCCGGCGAACATGCCCGCGCTGGTGGAAGGCACCGAGCGCGCGGGCTGGCTGGATCAGGATCTGGCCCGGCGCTGGGGCATGAAAACGCGCCCGGTTATCGCGGGCAGCGCGGGTGACAATGCGGCCGGTGCGGTCGGGCTGGGGGCGGTCGGGG carries:
- the xylB gene encoding xylulokinase — encoded protein: MFVGIDLGTSALKAVLVDGAQQVLGSSTQPLRVSTPHTGWSEQAPQDWWAALMGAMDALVAAHPREMAGVTGMGLSGQQHGAVLLDGHGEVLRPCILWNDERAARECAVFERRFPRSRQVCGTIAMPGFTAPKLIWVARHEPDIFHATRHVLLPKAWLRYRLSGEMLEDMSDASGSLWLDVGQRQWSREALDATGLAPANMPALVEGTERAGWLDQDLARRWGMKTRPVIAGSAGDNAAGAVGLGAVGAGASFLSLGTSGVVWVTTDRFRPHPDGGVHAFCHTVPRTWHQMGVTLSAASSLAWWARTAGMSIADLLAELPAAVERPSPVVFLPYLSGDRTPHNDADIRGVFAGLSHDTTRADMTQAVLEGVAFSFRDVVDVLAQAGSAITQADVIGGGSRSALWVSILSTVTGLSLHRLAHGEVDGAFGAARLARIAVSGESVTAVCLPPQRKETVAPDPALGDAYHIQQARYRALYPAMRTAFPPCAP
- the pgl gene encoding 6-phosphogluconolactonase, with amino-acid sequence MHDMTGGHDVKTGAMVVLPDGEAIAQHMAKWLTGQALAKQDGPFVLALSGGSTPKRLYQILASADYRDRFPWARTQFFFGDERFVPPGDAASNYHMVETEMLAHVPVPAQNVHPMPTSGDPAQAAARYQAELEKVYGGTTLEAGRPLFDVVMLGLGDNGHTASLFPRQPVLEERRLWVSTCVPDDAPHTRLTLTYPAIHSSRHVVFMLAGAGKRAAFAKVRAGDPTEPASHITTEGELIWLMDTAAAGQ
- the rpiA gene encoding ribose-5-phosphate isomerase RpiA produces the protein MTSQISDPREELKRQAAIEAASMVQDGMVVGLGSGTTSAYMIDELGRRWAEGLRFSAIPTSERSAEQARSHGIRLVTFAAHPRIDLDIDGADEVEMGTLNLIKGRGGALFREKIVAAASRRFVVVVDGSKLVKRLGHHMPVPVEVTTFGWEMTSARLESLGARAVLRVDPQGKPFVTDGGNLILDCNFGEIADSVALARRIRSIVGVIESGLFIGRTSEVIVAGEDGLKHLTAG